TGATGCCGCTCAAGATGCGTTACCCGCAAGGGGGCGAGAAGCAGCTCATCGACGCCGTGATTCGCCGTCAGGTGAAGAGCGGCGCACTGCCCATCTCGGTCGGCGCCGTGGTGCAAAACGTGGGCACCGTCTTCGCCGTCTACGAGGCCGTGCAGAAGAATAAGCCGCTCATCGAGCGCGTCATCACCGTCACGGGCAAGAGCGTTGTGAAGCCATCGAACTTTATCGCCCGCATCGGTACGCCGATCAGCACCCTGATCGAAGCCGCTGGCGGCATCCCCGAAGACACGGGTAAGATCATCGGTGGAGGCCCCATGATGGGTCGCACGATGATCACGGACGATGTGCCGATGATGAAGGGTAGCTCTGGCATCCTGCTCATCCCACGCGCCGAGGCCATGCGCAAACCCATGCGTGACTGCATCCGTTGCGCCAAGTGTGTCGACGTCTGCCCGATGGGCTTGGAGCCCTATCTGCTGATGAACCTGGCCGTCCATAAGACGTGGGACGAGGCCGAAGAACATTACATCGTCGACTGCATCGAGTGCGGCTCCTGCAGCTACACCTGCCCCTCGTATCGCCCGCTGCTGGACTATATCCGCATGGGCAAGGGCACGGTGATGGGCATCATCCGCTCGCGGAAGAAGTAACCCCCCGAGAGACGAACAGACTTAGTTTTAATGTATGAACAGACAATAACCGGATAACATGGACTCCAAACTGATCATCTCTCCGTCGCCACACATTCATGGGGGCGATTCGATAAGCAAAAACATGTACGGCGTGCTTATCGCACTGGTGCCGGCCTTCCTCGTGTCGCTTTACTGCTTCGGGTTGGGCGCACTCGTCGTGACGCTCGTATCCGTCGCCTCGTGCGTCATCTTCGAGTATCTCATTCAGAAGTACCTCTTCAAGCGCGAGCCCACCATTGCCGACGGCTCGGCCATCCTCACGGGCGTCTTGCTGGCGTTCAACCTGCCGTCCAACCTGCCCGCGTGGATCGTCATCCTGGGCGCACTCTTTGCCATCGGCGTCGGCAAGATGTCGTTCGGCGGATTGGGCAACAACATCTTCAACCCCGCGCTCGTGGGGCGTGTCTTCCTGCTCATCTCCTTCCCAGCACAGATGACGACGTGGCCCGTGGCCGGCGTCTTCCCCCTGACTTACACCGACGCGCAGACCGGTGCCACGACGCTCTCGTTGATCCATTTCACGAAAGACATTGCCGGCTTCGGCCCGTCAGCCATCGGACTGACCGGCGGTAGCCTCGGTGAGATGAGTGAGGTGGCGCTGCTCCTGGGCTTTGCCTACCTGCTCTATCGGCGTATCATCACGTGGCACATCCCCGTGGCCATCATCGGCACCGTGGCTGTGTTCACCACCATCATGTACCTCTTCAACCCGACCGAAGTCAACAACCCGCTGATCCATCTCACCTCCGGCGGACTCATGCTCGGCGCCGTCTTCATGGCCACCGACTATGTGACCTCGCCCATGACCAAGCGCGGCTCGCTGATCTATGGCGCGGGCATCGGCCTCCTGACCGTGCTCATCCGCATCTTCGGATCCTACCCCGAGGGCATGTCCTTCTCCATTCTGATCTGGAACGGCCTCACGCCGCTGATCAACACCTACATCAAACCCAAACATTTCGGAGGCAGATAAACGATGGAAAAAATCAAATCCACATTCATCACCATTCTGGCGTCGCTCACGTGCTTCTGCCTCATCGCAGGCACCGCGCTGGCCGTAGCCAACAAGCTGACCGAGGATAAAATCGCCGCCGCCAAAGCAGCCGCCCTGCAAGAAGCCATTAAGAAGGTGGCGCCCGAGTTCGACAACGACCCCTCGGCCGAACAATACAGGGCCGCCACAGCCGACGGCGATTCGCTCACCATCTATCCCGCCAAGAAGGGCGGCAAGCTGGTCGGTGCCGCCGTAGAGACGAACACCAAGAAGGGCTTCGGCGGCGAGATCCGCATCATGGTCGGCTTCGACGCGGACCAGAAGATCGTCAACTACTCCGTGCTCGAGCACAACGAGACCCCCGGCCTCGGATCGAAGATGGAGGAGTGGTTCCGCACGGATAAAGGCAAGCAGAGCGTCCTCGGACGCGACATGAAGGGCGGCGCGCTGAAAGTCTCGAAAGACGGCGGCGAAGTAGACGCCATCACGGCCGCCACCATCTCCTCACGCGCCTTCCTCGACGCCATCAACCGCGCCTATGCCGCCTACGCACAAGGTGCTAGCAAGGGCGACGCCAAAGCCGACGGTGCCTCTGGCGCCACCCAACAAACGGCTGCCGATTCGACCGCCTCAACGTCTCACAGCAAATAACCCCCCGGACTATGAACTACCTCAAAGTCATCAAGAATGGGATGATCACCGAGAATCCCACCTTCGCCCTCCTCCTGGGCATGTGCCCCACGCTGGCCACCACCTCCTCGGCCATCAACGGCATGAGCATGGGCCTGGCCACCGCCTTCGTGCTCATCTGTTCCAACGCCGCCATCTCGGCCATCAAGAAGCTCGTGCCTGACGAGGTGCGCATCCCCGTCTACGTCGTCGTTATCGCCTCCTTCGTGACCATCCTCCAGATGTGCATGCAGGCCTACATGCCAGAACTCTACAAGAGCCTCGGTCTCTTCATCCCGCTGATCGTGGTGAACTGCATCGTGCTCGGTCGCGCCGAAGCCTTCGCCTCGAAAAACGGCGTCGTAGCCTCTGCTTGCGACGGCATCGGTATTGGCGTCGGCTTCACCCTCGCCCTCACCCTGCTCGGCACCTGCCGCGAGCTCCTCGGCACCGGCCGCGCCTTCTCGCTCACCCTCTTCCCCGAGCACTACGGCGCCCTGCTCTTCGTCCTTGCCCCCGGCGCCTTCATCGCCCTGGGCTACCTTATCGCCATCGTCAATAAACTGAAGAAATAACCCCCCGCCCTTATGGAATACATCATCATTTTCATCGCCGCCGTCTTTGTCAACAACATCGTCCTGTCGCAATTCCTCGGCATCTGCCCCTTCCTGGGCGTGTCGAAAAAGATCGACACAGCGATGGGCATGGGCATGGCCGTGACGTTCGTCCTCACCATCTCCACGATCGTCACCTTCTTGATCCAGAAATACATCCTCGACGCCTTCGGGTTGGCCTACCTACAGACCATCGTCTTCATCCTCATCATCGCCGCCTTGGTGCAGATGGTGGAGATCATCCTCAAGAAAGTCTCCCCCGCGCTCTACCAAGCCCTCGGCGTCTTCCTACCGCTGATCACGACCAACTGCGCCATCCTTGGCGTCGCCATCCTCGTTATTCAGAAGGATTACAACCTGCCGCAGTCCATCGTCTTCGCCTTTTCGACAGCCATCGGTTTCGCGCTTTCGCTCATCATCTTCGCCGGCATCCGCGAGCAGCTCTCGCGCCTGAACGTCCCCGCGGCGATGAAAGGCATCCCCATCGCGCTCCTCACCGCCGGCCTGCTGGCCATGGCCTTCATGGGCTTCTCCGGCATCGTGTGACGCGATTGCGATGCAAATAGGCATAGACATAGAATAGAAAGGAGTAAAAGAAGAAATGGAAACCATCACATTGAATAATGGAGTAAAGATGCCGCAGCTGGGCTACGGCGTGTATCAGGTGGAACCGGCCGAAGCCGAACGCTGCGTGAGCGACGCCCTCAGCGTGGGCTACCGCATGGTGGATACGGCGCAGGCCTACCGTAACGAGGAGGGTGTGGGCGCGGCCGTCAAGAAGAGCGGCCTCAAGCGCGACGAGGTCTTTATCGTCAGCAAAGTGTGGATCAGCAACTATGGCTACGAGCGTGCCCGAGCCAGCATCGATGACAGTCTGAAGTGCTTACAAACGGATTACATCGACCTCATGCTGCTTCACCAGCCCTTCTGCGACTATTATGGCGCTTACCGCGCCCTCGAGGAGGCCTATCACGCGGGCAAGCTGCGCGCCATAGGCGTGAGCAATTTCCAGCCGAACCACTTCATCGACCTCGCCAGCAACGTGGAGGTAGTGCCGGCCGTAAATCAAGTGGAGACACACGTCTTCTATCAGCAGATCCGCGCCAAGAAGTACATGGACGAGTTCGACACCAAGATCATGTCATGGGGCCCACTGGCTGAGGGACGCAATGGCCTCTTCACCAACCCCACGTTGGCAGAGATCGGCCAGGCGCACGGCCGGAGCGTGGTACAAGTCGCCCTGCGTTACCTCACACAGCGCGGCGTAATCATCATTCCCAAATCTGTGCGCCGCGAACGCATGGCGGAGAACTTCCAGATCTACGACTTTAAGCTCACGCCAGACGAGATGGCACGCATCGAACGGCTCGACACCGCTCACAGTCTCTTCTTCGATCACAACGACCCGGAGACCGTGAAGATGTTCATGGGCTGGCGTAGCCTATAGTGAGAAGCTGTTTGGATACGTGTAGCAAGCAATAGGAGCTCATACCGTATCCTGACCGATAGCCTGGGGACGGGTTCCCCGAAAGATTCTCCGGCCGTCGTGTGACGCTCCGTCATTTCCAGGGGTTGCGCGTCAAGAAAAAGGCACCTCCACCGTGTGTGGGGGTGCCTTTTTTACGTGCGGGCGTATTCTCCCGCGCAGTTTCAGCGCAGAATCGGTGTTTCTGAAGCATTCCCGAACGGTTTCAGCATAGAGTCGGTGTTTCTGGAGCATTCCCGCGTGGTATCAGTGTAGAATCGGTGTTTCTGGAGCATTCCCGAACGGTTTCAGCATAGAGTCGGTGTTTCTGGAGCATTCCCGAACGGTTTCGGTACAGAATCGGTGTTTCTGAAGCATTCCCGCGCGGTTTCAGCGTAGAATCGGTGTTTCTGAATCATTCCCGAACGGTTTCAGCGTAGAATCGGTGTTTCTGGAGCATTTCCGAACGGTATCAGCGTAGAATCGGTGTTTCTGGAGCATTTCCGAACGGTATCAGCGTAGAATCGGTGTTTCTGAATCATTCCCGAACGGTTTCGGTACAGAATCAGGGTGGGTTTCTGGAGTATTAGATGTCAGAGCACCTCGTCGAGGAAACGGAGGATGTGCGCCGTGTCGTCGGGGTGGAACCAGGTGATGGACGGGTCGCGGCGGAACCAGGTCTGCTGTTTGCGGGCGTAGACGCGGGTGTTGCGCTTGATGCGGGCCACGGCCTCGTCGAGCGAAAGCTGGCCGTCGAAGTGCTGAAAAAGCTCCTTGTAACCGACTGTGTTGAGGGCGTTGAGGTGACGCTGGGGGTAGAGGGCGCGGGCCTCGCGGAGGAGGCCGTCGGCCATCATTTGGTCGACGCGGGCGTCGATGCGACGGAAGAGCTCTTCGCGCGGGCGGACGAGCCCGATCTTGAGGATGCGGAAGGGGCGCACTTTGACGGTACGCGTGCGGAAGTCGGAGTAGGGGCGGCCGGCGGTACGGCAGATCTCGACGGCGTGGATGACACGACGCGGGTTGCGGCGGTCGACTTCGGCGAAGTGCACGGGGTCGGCCTGTCGGAGCTCGTCGAGCAGGGCGTCGAGTCCGAGGTGCCCATAGTCCGCCAGGACGGCGGCACGGATGTCGGTGGGTACGGTGGGGATGTCGTCGATGCCCTGACAGACGGCGTCGATGTACATCATCGATCCGCCGGTGAGGAGGACGGTGGCGTGGGTCGTGAAAAGGGTCGTAAGGAGCGCGAGGGCGTCCGTTTCATAGCGTGCGGCGCTGTACGGTTCGGCGAGGTCGAGGAGGTCGACAAAGTAGTGCGTGACGCGGGCGCGTTCGTCGGCTGTGGGGGCGGCGGTGCCGATGGGCATGCCGCGATAGATCTGTCGGGAGTCGGCCGAGAGGATGGGGCTGCCGAGGCGTTCGGCCAGTCGCAGGCTGAGCGCCGTCTTGCCCACGCCGGTGGGGCCGAGCAGGACGAGGAGGGTGGGGGGCGTCGTCGTTGTCAATGGGTAAAGTGGGGAGGTTATCCTGTTCGCGAGGGCGTCAGGGACGCCGGCCAACTTGGCCGGGTACCGGTAGAGGCGGCTCAATAGCGCTCTTCTAAGTCGGAGAGGCCGACGCTATCGCCATCCTCAAAGCCGCCCATGCCCTCGCGATCGAGTTCGTCGTCGTCATACTCGGAGTCGCCGTAGAAGTCTTCGCCGGTGGCGGAGACGGTTGGGGTGAGCGTCTTACCGAGATCTTTTTCGAGCTCTTCTTCGGTGAAGGCTTGCTCGGGCGGATCGCCGACAGAGCGTGTGCAGACGGCCTCCTGGAGGGTGCGTCCGGTGATGATCTCGCGAAGCTCCATGTAGAAGGCGCGGTCGAACATGTAGTCGAAGACGTAGATGAGTCGCTGGTGCTCGTCTTCGAGAAGCTCCTCGAGCCGTGTGTCTTCCATGAGGCACGTGTCGGCGTCGGTGGGTGCGCCCATGTCGACGAGGGTGATCTCGGTGCGGCGTGTCCAGTCGTCGTCGCAGATGAAGAAGCTGCTCATCTCCACGGGCTGGAAGTCGACAGCCTGGAGGATGGCTTGATGGAGGTCGAGGAAGGTGGCCTCGGCGTCGATTTGTATCTCGCGCTTGAAGTCTTCGACTTCGTCAGAAACAAGTAGGAATCGGTAAACCATAGTTAGAGGGTAGAGAGTGGAGGGTAGAGAATAGAGAGTAGGGGGTAGAGGTTGGAGAATAGAGAGTCGCCTCATGTACCCGGCTCTACCCTCTACCCTCTATTCATCGATGGAGCCGCGGACGATGCCGCGTTTGGAATGCTTGATGAAGTTAAGGATCAGGTCGCGCTCCGCACCGGGCTCGTACTCGGTTTCGATGGCCTGCAAGGCGTCGGTGTTGTTGAGGCCGCGGGTGTAGAGGGTGCGATAGATGTCCTGAATGAGGTAGACCTGCTGATTGGAGAAGCCGCGCCGACGTAGGCCAACGATGTTGATGCCGCAGTAGACGATCGGGTCGCGACCGATCAGCGTGTAGGGGGGGATGTCTTTGCCAACGCGTGATCCACCTTGGATCATCACGTGCTGTGAGATGCGCGTGAACTGGTGCACAAGGACGCTGCCGCTGAGGATGGCAAAGTCGTCGATCTCCACCTCGCCAGCGATCTGTGAGGCGTTGCCGATGATCACATGGTTGTGTACGACGCAGTCGTGTGCCACGTGCGAATAGGCCATGATCAGGCAGTCGCTGCCCACCACGGTGCGGCCTTTCGAGGCGGTGCCACGGTTGATGGTGACGCATTCGCGGATGGTGGTGCGGTCGCCAATCTCGGCGGTGGTGTCTTCGCCCGCAAACTTCAGGTCTTGGGGGATGCCAGAGATAACGGCTCCGGGGAAGATGCGGCAGTCACGGCCGATGCGTGCACCGTTGAGGATGACGGCGTGGGGGTAGATGTGACATCCGTCGCCAATGACGACGTCGCGCTCGATGTATGCGAAGGGATCGATGGTCACGCCTTGGCCAATGCGGGCTTCGGGGTGGATGACGGCTGTGGGTGCGTGCATGTCGGCTTACTTGTTTTTGACGATTTGGGCCATGAACTCTGCCTCACACACCACCTTCTCGCCGACGAAGACGTAGCCCTTCATCGTGGAGATGCCGCGTCGGATGGGCGATATGAGCTGGAGGCGGAAGATGAGTGTATCACCGGGGACAACTTTCTGGCGGAACTTGACGCCGTCGATCTTCATGAAATACGTCGAGTAACGCTCCGGTTCGTCGACGGAGTTCAGCACCAAGAGCCCACCCGTTTGTGCCATAGCCTCGACGAGCAAGACGCCTGGCATGATCGGCTCCTGTGGGAAGTGGCCCTGGAAGAAGGGTTCGTTGACGCTCACGTTTTTGATGCCCACGATGTAGTCACCGCCGATCTCGATGATCTTGTCGACCAAGAGGAAGGGGTAACGGTGGGGCAGGAGCTCGCGGATACGGTTGATGTCCATCAGCGGCTCGCGGTTCGGGTCGTAGACGGGGGCTTGGATGCTATTCAGCTTGATGTCTTTGCGGATCACCTGCGCCAGCTGGTTGTTGATCTTATGGCCCGGTCGGGTAGCGATGATGTGGCCCTTGATGGGTTTGCCGATGAGGGCGAGGTCGCCAATCACGTCGAGCAGTTTGTGGCGTGCGGGCTCGTTGGCGTAGGCCAGAGGCTTGTTGTTTACGTAGCCCAATTCGCAGACGCTTTTGTGCGGCAGACCCAGTTCGTCAGCGATGCGATCGAGCTCTGCCTGCGGCATTTCGCGGTCGTAGATGACGATGGCGTTATCGAGGTCGCCGCCCTTGATGAGTCCGTTTTGGAGGAGCATTTCGATCTCACGAACAAAGACAAAGGTGCGTGAGGCCGCTATCTCGTCAGCGAACTGACTGAGGTCAGAGAGGGTGGCGTATTGGTTGGAGAGGACAGGCGAATCGAAGTCGATCAGCACGTTCATGCTGAACCGGTCGTCGGGCAGGATGGTGAGCGACGAGCCGGTCTTCTCGTCCTTGACTTCCATTTTGTGGCGCACGATATAGTAGTCTCGGGGGGCGTTTTGCTCCGTGAGGCCCACGCTACGGATGCCCTCGGAGAAGGGGTGTGCGCTGCCGTCAAGGATGGGGAATTCGGGGGCGTCGACTTCGATCAGGCAGTTGTCCACTTCCCAGGCATAGAGCGCAGCCATAGCGTGTTCGATGGTGCTGATCTGCACGTCCTTCTTTCCCACCACGGTGCCACGCTGGGTGTTGATCACGTTCTCAGCCAGTGCTTCGACGATGGGTGCACCCTCCAAGTCGGTGCGTCGGATTTGGTAGCCGTGATTTTCAGGGGCGGGTTTGAAGGTGATGTGTATGTCGAGGCCCGTATGCAGGCCTTTGCCTTGCAGTGAAAATTCGGACGCGAGTGTCTTTTGCTTTTGCATGATGTGTGGGTGTATGATCGTTATTTAATGGGGGTTCATAATCTCTTTTTCAGCTCTTCGACCTCCTTACGCAGGCGGTCGATCTCGAGGTACATGTCTGGCAGTTTGCGCAGGGTGATGCTGGATCGGAAGAAGGTCTTGAGGGGCATGGCGGGTGAGCCCATGACGCGCGATCCGGCGTCGATGTTGCTGATGATGCCCGATTGGGCGCCGATCTGGGTGCCGTCGCCGATGTGGATGTGCCCACCCAGGCCGACTTGCCCGCCGATCATGCAATGACGGCCCACCTTCGTCGATCCTGACACACCGACTTGCGAGGCCATGACGGTATTCTCGCCGATCTGTACGTTGTGTGCGATCTGAATCAGGTTGTCCAGCTTGACGCCCCGATGGATGGTGGTGGACTCCATCACGGCGCGATCGATGGTGGTGTTGGCGCCCACTTCGACTTCGTCCTCAATGACCACGTTGCCCAACTGTGGGATCTTGCGGTAGGTCCCGTTTTCGGGTGCGAACCCGAAGCCGTCCGAGCCGACGACGGCGCCTGCATGCAGGATGCAGCGGGATCCGACGACGCAGCCGTTGTAGATGGTGACGTGCGGATAGACGATCGTGTCGTCACCGATCTGGACATTGTCGCCGATGTAAGCGTGCGGATAGATGCGGCAGCCGCGGCCGATGACGCTATGCTCACCGATGTAAGCGAAGTGCCCCACATAGCCGCCCGCGCCCACCCGGGCCGAAGGGGCGATGAAGGACGAGGGGTCGATGCCCTCTTTTTGCGTCTGGGTCTGTTCCACAAAGTGGAGCAGCGAGGCCAGCGCGGCGTAGGCGTTAGGCACACGCAGCAGGGTGGACTCTATGGGCGCCGAGGGATGGAAGTCATCGTTGACCAGAACGATGGCCGCCTTCGTGCCATATATATAATGTTCGTATTTGGGGTTGGCAAGGAAGGTGAGGGTACCCGGTTTCCCTTCCTCGATCTTTGAGAAGCCATTCACTTTAGCTGTCACATCGCCCTCGATCGTTCCGTTGAGGAACTCAGCTATCTGTTTAGCTGTAAACTCCATTCCGTGTCTTACGTTCTTTATTATTACCGGCCCCAAAGGTAGACGCTGTTTTTAATCTGATACCTGTTTTCGATTTATTGGGGAGCGTGACAATAAGGTCGGAATAGCCTCTCGAGCACTCGTCGGCCGTTATGCTTGCTAAGAATAATAAGTCACGTGCATTCGGCTTATTATCCTTTGCGTGGATCGTAATTGGATTGTTCATGGTTTATGATTCTTTGCTAGATATCGTGATCCAATCACAAATGCTTTATTTTCTCTTGCGAAAATCATAATCCTTTGGCGAATGGTTTATTATATTCCACAAGCATCGTAATCCTTTTGTGCATGATTGAATATCGCTATTTGAAGATCGTTATTCGAATGCACAAGGATTATGATTCCTAGAAAGGATAATAAACCATTTGCGATGGGGTGATTAGGCCTGGTAGGAATCGTAACTCACAACCTTTCGAGTTATGATTCTTGATCCATTTCGGGCCAAGAGCCTCCTGCGTGGGGCTGTGCGATACCCCGAATGGCTCTCCGAAGCGCCCCTTCAGGGCCGGAAGAAGTAGTTGAGGGTGATGTAGTCCGATTGATGGTCGGTTGAGATGCGTTGGGCGGGGTCTGTGATGGGCGGATTGTCGGTCCACTCGAAGAGGTAATCGGCGGGGAAGAGGAGGGGCGTGGAGGCGAT
The sequence above is drawn from the Tannerella serpentiformis genome and encodes:
- the miaA gene encoding tRNA (adenosine(37)-N6)-dimethylallyltransferase MiaA; the encoded protein is MTTTTPPTLLVLLGPTGVGKTALSLRLAERLGSPILSADSRQIYRGMPIGTAAPTADERARVTHYFVDLLDLAEPYSAARYETDALALLTTLFTTHATVLLTGGSMMYIDAVCQGIDDIPTVPTDIRAAVLADYGHLGLDALLDELRQADPVHFAEVDRRNPRRVIHAVEICRTAGRPYSDFRTRTVKVRPFRILKIGLVRPREELFRRIDARVDQMMADGLLREARALYPQRHLNALNTVGYKELFQHFDGQLSLDEAVARIKRNTRVYARKQQTWFRRDPSITWFHPDDTAHILRFLDEVL
- the lpxD gene encoding UDP-3-O-(3-hydroxymyristoyl)glucosamine N-acyltransferase; this translates as MEFTAKQIAEFLNGTIEGDVTAKVNGFSKIEEGKPGTLTFLANPKYEHYIYGTKAAIVLVNDDFHPSAPIESTLLRVPNAYAALASLLHFVEQTQTQKEGIDPSSFIAPSARVGAGGYVGHFAYIGEHSVIGRGCRIYPHAYIGDNVQIGDDTIVYPHVTIYNGCVVGSRCILHAGAVVGSDGFGFAPENGTYRKIPQLGNVVIEDEVEVGANTTIDRAVMESTTIHRGVKLDNLIQIAHNVQIGENTVMASQVGVSGSTKVGRHCMIGGQVGLGGHIHIGDGTQIGAQSGIISNIDAGSRVMGSPAMPLKTFFRSSITLRKLPDMYLEIDRLRKEVEELKKRL
- a CDS encoding RnfABCDGE type electron transport complex subunit E gives rise to the protein MNYLKVIKNGMITENPTFALLLGMCPTLATTSSAINGMSMGLATAFVLICSNAAISAIKKLVPDEVRIPVYVVVIASFVTILQMCMQAYMPELYKSLGLFIPLIVVNCIVLGRAEAFASKNGVVASACDGIGIGVGFTLALTLLGTCRELLGTGRAFSLTLFPEHYGALLFVLAPGAFIALGYLIAIVNKLKK
- a CDS encoding aldo/keto reductase gives rise to the protein METITLNNGVKMPQLGYGVYQVEPAEAERCVSDALSVGYRMVDTAQAYRNEEGVGAAVKKSGLKRDEVFIVSKVWISNYGYERARASIDDSLKCLQTDYIDLMLLHQPFCDYYGAYRALEEAYHAGKLRAIGVSNFQPNHFIDLASNVEVVPAVNQVETHVFYQQIRAKKYMDEFDTKIMSWGPLAEGRNGLFTNPTLAEIGQAHGRSVVQVALRYLTQRGVIIIPKSVRRERMAENFQIYDFKLTPDEMARIERLDTAHSLFFDHNDPETVKMFMGWRSL
- the lpxA gene encoding acyl-ACP--UDP-N-acetylglucosamine O-acyltransferase; protein product: MHAPTAVIHPEARIGQGVTIDPFAYIERDVVIGDGCHIYPHAVILNGARIGRDCRIFPGAVISGIPQDLKFAGEDTTAEIGDRTTIRECVTINRGTASKGRTVVGSDCLIMAYSHVAHDCVVHNHVIIGNASQIAGEVEIDDFAILSGSVLVHQFTRISQHVMIQGGSRVGKDIPPYTLIGRDPIVYCGINIVGLRRRGFSNQQVYLIQDIYRTLYTRGLNNTDALQAIETEYEPGAERDLILNFIKHSKRGIVRGSIDE
- a CDS encoding bifunctional UDP-3-O-[3-hydroxymyristoyl] N-acetylglucosamine deacetylase/3-hydroxyacyl-ACP dehydratase produces the protein MQKQKTLASEFSLQGKGLHTGLDIHITFKPAPENHGYQIRRTDLEGAPIVEALAENVINTQRGTVVGKKDVQISTIEHAMAALYAWEVDNCLIEVDAPEFPILDGSAHPFSEGIRSVGLTEQNAPRDYYIVRHKMEVKDEKTGSSLTILPDDRFSMNVLIDFDSPVLSNQYATLSDLSQFADEIAASRTFVFVREIEMLLQNGLIKGGDLDNAIVIYDREMPQAELDRIADELGLPHKSVCELGYVNNKPLAYANEPARHKLLDVIGDLALIGKPIKGHIIATRPGHKINNQLAQVIRKDIKLNSIQAPVYDPNREPLMDINRIRELLPHRYPFLLVDKIIEIGGDYIVGIKNVSVNEPFFQGHFPQEPIMPGVLLVEAMAQTGGLLVLNSVDEPERYSTYFMKIDGVKFRQKVVPGDTLIFRLQLISPIRRGISTMKGYVFVGEKVVCEAEFMAQIVKNK
- a CDS encoding RnfABCDGE type electron transport complex subunit G; translation: MEKIKSTFITILASLTCFCLIAGTALAVANKLTEDKIAAAKAAALQEAIKKVAPEFDNDPSAEQYRAATADGDSLTIYPAKKGGKLVGAAVETNTKKGFGGEIRIMVGFDADQKIVNYSVLEHNETPGLGSKMEEWFRTDKGKQSVLGRDMKGGALKVSKDGGEVDAITAATISSRAFLDAINRAYAAYAQGASKGDAKADGASGATQQTAADSTASTSHSK
- a CDS encoding RnfABCDGE type electron transport complex subunit D, producing the protein MDSKLIISPSPHIHGGDSISKNMYGVLIALVPAFLVSLYCFGLGALVVTLVSVASCVIFEYLIQKYLFKREPTIADGSAILTGVLLAFNLPSNLPAWIVILGALFAIGVGKMSFGGLGNNIFNPALVGRVFLLISFPAQMTTWPVAGVFPLTYTDAQTGATTLSLIHFTKDIAGFGPSAIGLTGGSLGEMSEVALLLGFAYLLYRRIITWHIPVAIIGTVAVFTTIMYLFNPTEVNNPLIHLTSGGLMLGAVFMATDYVTSPMTKRGSLIYGAGIGLLTVLIRIFGSYPEGMSFSILIWNGLTPLINTYIKPKHFGGR
- a CDS encoding IS1096 element passenger TnpR family protein yields the protein MVYRFLLVSDEVEDFKREIQIDAEATFLDLHQAILQAVDFQPVEMSSFFICDDDWTRRTEITLVDMGAPTDADTCLMEDTRLEELLEDEHQRLIYVFDYMFDRAFYMELREIITGRTLQEAVCTRSVGDPPEQAFTEEELEKDLGKTLTPTVSATGEDFYGDSEYDDDELDREGMGGFEDGDSVGLSDLEERY
- the rsxA gene encoding electron transport complex subunit RsxA; its protein translation is MEYIIIFIAAVFVNNIVLSQFLGICPFLGVSKKIDTAMGMGMAVTFVLTISTIVTFLIQKYILDAFGLAYLQTIVFILIIAALVQMVEIILKKVSPALYQALGVFLPLITTNCAILGVAILVIQKDYNLPQSIVFAFSTAIGFALSLIIFAGIREQLSRLNVPAAMKGIPIALLTAGLLAMAFMGFSGIV